A window of the Lolium perenne isolate Kyuss_39 chromosome 7, Kyuss_2.0, whole genome shotgun sequence genome harbors these coding sequences:
- the LOC127301068 gene encoding sulfite exporter TauE/SafE family protein 3: MILEPLPVSDHLQPASPAKLCLLFLCNSLSLSLSLSLSLSNYLCFFEQITLKAPSRSCSCTGATKWERNCRSLQCWGLGVACAVAATAADRGLSFTGTVPLQEEASYLLREVAKSVRQSGGTTYHHVWPPMKFGWQIVLGSFIGFFGAALGSIGGLGGGGIFVPMLILIIGFDPKSSAAMSKCMIMGTAVSTVYCNLKVKHPTFDMPVIDYDLALLIQPMLMLGVSIGVICNVVFPYWLVTVLLIILCIVTSTKAFLKGVETWKKETIIKREEAKQSEQTREEEQEYMTMSAGPDAASQTETLPVQDHYRNNETPSAEAVSIWKNVYWKEVGLLAFVWVAFLALQVTKNYMATCSMWYWVLNLLQIPVSVGVAMYEAVGLVQGKRVISSNTNEQTSLKARQLLVYCFLGVTAGAVAGMLGVGGGAIMGPLFLELGVPPQVSSATATFAMMFSSSMSVVEYFLLNRFPVPYALFFTTLAFFAAIVGQRVARKLIGLLGRASLIIFILSFTIFISALSLGGVGISNAIHKIVQHEYMGFDNICKYDA, encoded by the exons ATGATCCTGGAACCGCTCCCAGTCAGCGATCATCTCCAACCGGCGTCTCCTGCCAAGCTTTGTCTCCTGTTTCTTtgcaactctctctctctctctctctctctctctctctctctctcaaattaCCTTTGTTTTTTCGAACAAATCACCTTGAAAGCCCCTTCTCGGTCCTGCTCCTGCACAG GGGCTACAAAATGGGAACGAAATTGCAGATCGTTGCAGTGCTGGGGCCTGGGTGTGGCCTGCGCTGTCGCTGCCACTGCCGCCGACAGGGGGCTGTCGTTCACCGGCACCGTGCCGCTGCAGGAGGAAGCGAGCTACCTGCTGCGCGAGGTGGCCAAGTCTGTGCGGCAGAGTGGCGGAACCACTTACCACCACGTGTGGCCG CCCATGAAATTTGGATGGCAAATTGTGTTGGGGTCATTCATCGGATTTTTTGGAGCAGCGCTCGGTAGCATTGGGGGACTAGGTGGGGGTGGGATCTTCGTGCCGATGCTCATCTTGATCATTGGCTTTGATCCCAAGTCTTCCGCGGCCATGTCAAAAT GTATGATCATGGGGACTGCTGTGTCAACTGTGTACTGTAACCTCAAGGTGAAACACCCAACTTTTGACATGCCAGTCATAGACTATGATCTGGCACTTCTCATACAGCCCATGCTCATGTTGGGGGTCAGCATTGGGGTTATTTGCAACGTGGTATTCCCTTACTGGCTTGTCACGGTCCTCTTGATCATTCTCTGCATAG TTACTTCAACTAAAGCTTTTCTGAAGGGTGTTGAAACATGGAAGAAAGAAACAATAATCAAAAGG GAGGAAGCAAAACAATCAGAGCAAACCC gtgaagaagaacaagagtacATGACAATGTCTGCAGGACCTGATGCCGCATCCCAGACGGAAACCCTCCCAGTGCAAGATCATTATCGAAACAATGAAACGCCGTCAGCTGAAGCG GTATCCATTTGGAAGAACGTTTACTGGAAGGAGGTTGGCCTTCTTGCCTTTGTATGGGTAGCATTCCTTGCGCTTCAGGTCACAAAG AACTACATGGCAACTTGCTCTATGTGGTACTGGGTTTTGAACTTACTTCAG ATCCCGGTGTCAGTCGGGGTGGCCATGTATGAAGCGGTAGGTTTGGTACAGGGGAAGAGGGTGATATCATCGAATACGAATGAGCAAACCAGCCTGAAAGCTCGTCAGCTACTGGTATACTGCTTCCTGGGTGTCACTGCTGGTGCTGTAGCCGGTATGCTTGGAGTCGGCGGGGGCGCCATCATGGGGCCTCTCTTCTTGGAGCTTGGTGTCCCTCCACAA GTCTCAAGTGCTACAGCCACCTTTGCAATGATGTTCTCATCTTCCATGTCCGTCGTTGAATACTTCCTCCTGAACCGGTTCCCTGTACCATATG CTCTCTTCTTCACTACACTGGCATTTTTTGCTGCAATTGTCGGCCAACGCGTTGCAAGGAAGCTGATCGGTCTGTTAGGACGGGCGTCACTTATCATCTTCATATTGTCCTTCACGATCTTCATCAGCGCGCTTTCTCTAG GCGGAGTCGGCATCTCCAACGCGATTCACAAAATCGTGCAGCACGAGTACATGGGATTCGACAACATCTGCAAATATGATGCGTAG
- the LOC127301069 gene encoding protein unc-13 homolog translates to MGLPDSRCNSASATSYLSSDLQTADAATTASSSAMPLAAPFSDLGVPLSASDLRTTAYEVLAAASRATGGKPLTYIPQSASAATRSTSSTSTSTSSSSSSLQRSLTSTAATKVNKALGPRSSTASKITRQASRRPATVVELVRVKLRVTEQDDARIRRGLLRIAAGQLGRRAESMILPLEFLQQFKVSDFPHPHEYVAWQLRNLKLLEAGLLVHPLVPLSKSDIYAQRLRRIIHKAYDGSLETGKDSESVQELCSAVKTLAARSLGGGSDECHWADGFPLNLHIYQMLVEACFDSENGTLVAEIDEVMGLLMKTWVILGINQMLHNLYFTWALFNHFAMSDQVDIELLSAAENQLSEVAKDAKTTQDPDYCEILSSTLSSIMGWTDKRLLAYHEYFNSSNIDSMQGIVSIGVSAAKILVEDISQEYHIRRKEETDVVRGRIEAYIRSSVCAAFAQRMEEAVSKRSSRNHVPVLSILAKDINDLATKDRNMYSQILTEWHPFALGVAVATLHSCFGNELKQFIVGITKLTPDTAEVLNAADKLEKNLVNIVVEDSVNSDDGGKSLIRQMPPYEAENAIANLVKAWVKERVDRLKGWIDQSLQQETWDPQANRQSFAPSSVEMLKIINEVLEAFFQLPIPTHSTLFPDLAAGLDRIIQHYVSKAKSYCETRSTPIPQLPHLTRCDVGPKLFKKKEKPHVITKRGSQVGSSNGNGACALDLPKLCVQINTLHYIRTEVENLKKKARKYLRNSELAQDGITDGMNINFELSQASCQDGIRQLCDTTAYNVVFSYLSHVLLDTLYVGGTASNRVEPLLRELHSILGVISGIMYNGVRDRLMTVLMKASFDGFLLVLLAGGPTRAFTLQDSQTIENDFRALRGLYLANGDGLPYELVDKASLEAKNILPLLRTDTESLIQRFKQTISECSGSPTKSRFPIPPVPTQWSANNPNTILRVLCYRNDEAASKFLKKTYNLPKKL, encoded by the exons ATGGGCCTCCCCGACTCCCGCTGCAACTCCGCCTCCGCAACCTCCTACCTTTCCAGCGACCTCCAAACCGCCGACGCTGCCACCacagcctcctcctccgccatgCCACTCGCGGCCCCGTTCTCCGACCTCGGCGTGCCGCTTTCCGCCTCCGACCTCCGCACCACCGCCTACGAGgtcctcgccgccgcctcccgcgcaACCGGCGGCAAGCCCCTCACTTACATCCCTCAGTCTGCTTCCGCCGCCACCCGTTCCACCTCCTCCACATCCacctcgacctcctcctcctcgtcctccctgCAGCGCTCGCTAACGTCGACGGCGGCCACCAAGGTGAACAAGGCGCTGGGGCCCAGGTCCTCGACGGCGTCCAAAATCACGAGGCAGGCGTCGCGGAGACCAGCGACGGTGGTTGAGCTGGTGCGCGTTAAGTTGCGGGTCACGGAGCAGGACGACGCGAGAATTCGCCGTGGGCTTCTCCGCATCGCCGCCGGACAG CTAGGCAGACGTGCAGAATCAATGATTTTGCCGCTAGAGTTCCTGCAGCAGTTTAAAGTATCAGATTTCCCTCATCCACATGAGTATGTGGCCTGGCAGCTTAGGAACTTGAAGCTTCTTGAGGCTGGTTTGTTGGTTCACCCGCTTGTCCCGTTAAGCAAATCAGACATTTATGCACAGAGACTGCGGCGGATAATACATAAAGCCTATGATGGGTCACTTGAAACTGGGAAGGACTCCGAATCGGTGCAGGAACTATGCAGTGCTGTCAAGACCCTTGCTGCTAGGTCCCTCGGTGGAGGTTCTGATGAATGCCACTGGGCAGATGGCTTTCCACTTAATCTCCATATCTATCAAATGTTGGTAGAAGCTTGCTTTGATAGTGAGAATGGTACTTTGGTTGCTGAGATTGATGAAGTGAtggggttgttgatgaagacttgGGTCATTCTTGGGATTAATCAGATGCTTCACAACCTCTACTTTACCTGGGCGTTGTTCAACCATTTTGCCATGTCAGACCAAGTAGATATCGAGTTACTTTCTGCTGCAGAGAATCAGTTAAGTGAAGTTGCAAAAGATGCAAAAACCACACAAGATCCAGATTACTGTGAAATATTGAGCTCCACTTTAAGTTCGATAATGGGCTGGACAGACAAAAGATTGCTAGCTTACCATGAATATTTCAATAGTAGCAATATTGATTCCATGCAAGGCATTGTCTCAATAGGAGTCTCAGCTGCAAAGATTCTGGTTGAAGATATATCTCAAGAATACCACattagaaggaaagaagagactgATGTAGTGCGCGGCAGGATAGAAGCCTATATACGGTCATCAGTCTGTGCTGCTTTTGCTCAA AGAATGGAGGAGGCAGTCTCAAAGCGATCATCAAGGAATCATGTGCCAGTTCTTTCGATCCTCGCAAAGGATATTAATGACCTTGCTACCAAGGATAGAAATATGTATAGTCAAATACTGACAGAATGGCATCCGTTTGCTTTAGGTGTTGCAGTTGCAACCCTTCATTCTTGCTTTGGTAATGAGCTGAAGCAATTTATAGTTGGGATTACAAAGCTCACACCAGACACTGCTGAAGTGCTTAACGCCGCTGATAAGTTAGAGAAGAATCTGGTTAATATTGTTGTTGAAGATTCTGTGAATAGTGATGACGGAGGCAAGTCATTGATTAGACAGATGCCGCCGTATGAAGCTGAAAATGCAATTGCTAATCTGGTAAAAGCTTGGGTGAAAGAACGAGTGGACAGACTTAAAGGATGGATTGACCAAAGTTTGCAGCAGGAG ACTTGGGATCCACAAGCTAACAGACAGAGTTTTGCTCCTTCTTCTGTGGAGATGTTAAAGATAATTAATGAAGTTTTAGAAGCATTTTTTCAGTTGCCCATACCAACGCACTCTACTCTGTTTCCTGATCTAGCAGCTGGGCTCGATAGGATTATACAGCATTATGTCTCAAAAGCAAAATCTTACTGTG AGACCCGGAGTACTCCTATTCCACAACTACCTCATTTAACGAGATGCGATGTTGGACCCAAATTGTTCAAGAAAAAGGAAAAGCCCCATGTTATTACGAAGCGTGGCTCACAAGTTGGATCATCCAATGGAAACGGTGCGTGTGCATTAGATCTTCCTAAACTCTGTGTACAAATAAATACGCTCCACTATATCCGAACTGAGGTGGAGAACCTGAAGAAGAAGGCGAGAAAATACTTGCGAAACAGTGAGTTAGCTCAGGATGGTATCACTGATGGAATGAACATCAACTTTGAGCTATCCCAGGCAAGTTGCCAAGACGGCATCCGTCAGTTGTGTGACACAACGGCATATAATGTGGTGTTCAGTTATTTGAGCCATGTTCTTTTGGACACGCTGTATGTTGGTGGTACTGCATCAAACAGGGTGGAGCCTTTGTTGAGAGAGCTTCACTCTATCCTTGGGGTGATATCTGGCATAATGTATAATGGGGTACGGGACCGTCTTATGACTGTGTTGATGAAAGCTTCCTTTGATGGATTCTTGTTGGTGCTTCTTGCTGGTGGACCAACACGCGCTTTCACCCTCCAAGACTCTCAAACCATAGAGAATGATTTCAGAGCCCTCAGAGGATTGTATCTAGCAAATGGTGATGGCTTGCCCTATGAACTGGTTGACAAGGCTTCATTGGAGGCGAAGAACATTCTGCCACTCCTCCGAACAGACACGGAATCCCTCATTCAGCGTTTCAAGCAAACAATTTCCGAATGCTCTGGATCTCCAACCAAATCTAGGTTTCCGATACCTCCCGTGCCCACCCAGTGGAGTGCAAACAACCCCAACACTATCCTGAGAGTTTTGTGCTACCGGAATGATGAGGCTGCCTCAAAATTCCTCAAGAAAACATATAATCTTCCAAAGAAGCTCTGA